A window of Gemmatimonadales bacterium contains these coding sequences:
- a CDS encoding DUF983 domain-containing protein: protein MSDPAASRRAAPHGIRAVALPFVHALRLRCPACGGGPVFVRWLRILPSCPSCGFRFTRGERGYWLGAYFVNLMAVETVFAVLFVGVLLVTWPTPPWQGLQIASLVAMGTSPFLIYPFSHTLFLAFDILCRPPSPEDFAAPHEPAARTVRRPHA, encoded by the coding sequence ATGAGCGATCCGGCGGCTTCGCGGCGCGCCGCGCCGCACGGCATCCGCGCCGTCGCGCTGCCGTTTGTGCATGCGCTCCGGCTCCGCTGCCCCGCGTGCGGCGGCGGCCCGGTGTTCGTCCGCTGGCTCCGCATACTCCCCAGCTGTCCGAGCTGCGGTTTTCGTTTTACCCGCGGCGAGCGGGGCTACTGGCTCGGCGCCTATTTCGTGAATTTGATGGCAGTGGAGACGGTCTTCGCCGTGCTCTTCGTGGGCGTCCTCCTGGTCACCTGGCCCACGCCGCCCTGGCAAGGGCTCCAGATCGCCTCACTCGTGGCGATGGGCACTTCCCCCTTCCTGATCTACCCGTTTTCCCATACCCTCTTCCTGGCGTTCGACATCCTCTGTCGCCCTCCGAGCCCGGAAGACTTTGCTGCCCCGCACGAGCCGGCCGCCCGAACCGTGCGCCGGCCCCATGCCTAG
- a CDS encoding protein phosphatase 2C domain-containing protein, whose translation MTSVAGGTPPGVRPLNADIDVFGLTHPGLVRPNNEDQFLIASLHKTMRVHSTSVPVDRLSGLTSESRGHLFVVADGVGGRPGGEHASGTALQAIAAYATNTLRLYYQHDPAPEGPFLSDLEAAVSEGHAAVLAEAAGTATTLTMILVRWPRAYLVHVGDSRCYRLREGKLEQMTKDQTMAQALVDAGVLPPDQVSESRWANVLSSALGAQEMRPAITSFDCRWEDVVMLCTDGLTKHVADDEIATQLRETRSAEQICRNLIELALARGGSDNVTVVAGRLKERTLA comes from the coding sequence ATGACGTCGGTGGCCGGCGGCACGCCGCCCGGGGTGCGACCCCTGAATGCCGACATCGACGTGTTCGGCCTCACCCACCCGGGGCTCGTCCGGCCGAACAACGAGGATCAATTCCTCATCGCGAGCCTGCACAAGACGATGCGGGTTCATTCGACGAGTGTTCCCGTCGACCGGCTGAGCGGGCTCACCAGTGAATCGCGCGGGCATCTCTTCGTGGTGGCCGACGGCGTGGGCGGCCGTCCGGGCGGCGAGCACGCGAGCGGCACCGCGCTCCAGGCGATCGCCGCCTACGCAACCAACACGCTCCGGCTCTACTACCAGCACGATCCCGCCCCCGAAGGCCCCTTTCTCTCGGACCTCGAGGCCGCCGTATCCGAGGGCCACGCCGCCGTGCTGGCCGAGGCAGCCGGCACGGCGACGACGCTCACCATGATCCTGGTCCGGTGGCCCCGCGCCTATCTGGTCCACGTGGGCGACAGCCGGTGCTACCGGCTCCGCGAGGGAAAGCTCGAGCAGATGACGAAGGATCAGACGATGGCGCAGGCGCTGGTCGACGCGGGCGTCCTGCCGCCCGACCAGGTGAGCGAATCGCGCTGGGCCAACGTACTCTCGAGCGCGCTCGGCGCCCAGGAGATGCGGCCGGCCATTACCAGCTTCGATTGCCGCTGGGAGGATGTCGTGATGCTCTGCACCGACGGCCTCACCAAGCACGTGGCCGATGACGAGATCGCGACGCAGCTCAGGGAAACCCGCTCGGCCGAGCAGATCTGCCGCAACCTGATCGAACTGGCGCTTGCCCGCGGCGGGAGCGACAACGTGACGGTGGTGGCGGGGCGGCTCAAGGAGCGGACGCTGGCGTAG
- a CDS encoding RNA polymerase sigma factor, giving the protein MTAPIYDLPGSTVTVNDVAPLDDVVRRAQQGDVDAFESLYRAHAGAIHMLARRMLGDERDARDMVQDVFVRAWERLASFRGQSAIGTWLHRLAVNLILERCRSSSRDAGRFVAVDDFPNPASAAGKLDARMDLEAALARLPPGARTAFVLHDLEGYSHDEIARITGCAPGTARAQLWRARRHLMRLLEP; this is encoded by the coding sequence GTGACCGCCCCGATCTACGACCTGCCTGGTTCGACCGTAACGGTGAACGACGTCGCGCCGCTCGACGACGTCGTTCGCCGCGCGCAGCAGGGCGACGTCGATGCGTTCGAGTCGCTCTATCGAGCGCACGCCGGCGCGATCCACATGCTGGCGCGCCGGATGCTCGGCGACGAGCGCGACGCCCGGGACATGGTCCAGGATGTCTTCGTGCGGGCGTGGGAACGCCTGGCGTCGTTTCGCGGCCAAAGCGCGATCGGAACGTGGCTGCACCGCCTTGCGGTCAACCTCATCCTGGAACGGTGTCGGTCCTCGAGTCGCGACGCCGGCCGCTTCGTCGCGGTCGATGACTTCCCGAACCCCGCGTCCGCCGCCGGGAAGCTCGATGCGCGGATGGACCTCGAAGCCGCGCTGGCGCGATTGCCGCCGGGAGCCCGGACCGCGTTCGTCCTTCACGATCTCGAGGGCTACTCGCATGACGAGATCGCGCGCATCACAGGGTGCGCGCCGGGCACCGCGCGCGCCCAGCTGTGGCGGGCGCGCCGGCACCTCATGAGGCTCCTCGAACCATGA